In Rissa tridactyla isolate bRisTri1 chromosome 8, bRisTri1.patW.cur.20221130, whole genome shotgun sequence, one genomic interval encodes:
- the NPL gene encoding N-acetylneuraminate lyase isoform X1 yields MTPGKKLEGLVAATVTPMTPDGQINLSVIHQYVDYLVSEQNVKNVFVNGTTGEGLSLSTQERKQLAEEWVCQGKDKLDHVIIHVGALSLTESQELARHAAAIGASGIAVIAPFFFKPTNKDELIAFLQKVASEAPAVPFYYYHIPPLTGLKIRVEELLDGIKEWIPTFQGVKFSDTDLLDLAQCINKNEREQFAFLYGVDEQLLSALAIGANGAVGSTYNYLGRKTNLMLQAFVKPDLALARKYQFLTGEFLNFVIKLGFGVAQTKAVMTFVSGIPMGPPRLPLVDASEEFIVKAKAKLDSIVWPDGD; encoded by the exons ATGACACCCGGAAAGAAGTTAGAGGGTCTTGTAGCTGCTACAGTCACTCCCATGACTCCTGATGG ACAAATTAACCTTTCAGTGATTCATCAATATGTGGACTATCTGGTAAGCGAGCAGAACGTGAAGAATGTGTTTG TGAATGGCACAACAGGAGAAGGACTGTCCCTTAGCACCCAGGAGAGGAAGCAGTTGGCAGAAGAATGGGTGTGCCAAGGAAAAGACAA ATTGGATCATGTGATCATTCATGTGGGAGCACTGAGTCTGACAGAGTCCCAAGAGCTG GCAAGACATGCAGCAGCCATAGGTGCTAGTGGTATTGCGGTAATAGCCCCCTTCTTCTTCAAACCCACAAACAAAG ATGAGCTGATTGCTTTCTTACAGAAGGTTGCGTCTGAAGCCCCTGCGGTTCCATTTTATTACTATCACATTCCTCCTCTGACAGGCTTGAAGA TTCGTGTTGAAGAGTTGCTGGATGGAATAAAAGAGTGGATCCCCACCTTCCAGGGTGTGAAGTTCAGCGACACGGACCTCTTGGACCTTGCACAGTGTATAAACAAGAATGAGAGAGAACAGTTTGCATTTCTTTATGGCGTAGATGAG CAACTGTTGAGTGCACTGGCAATAGGGGCGAATGGAGCAGTTGGAAG taCTTACAACTATTTGGGACGAAAAACCAATCTAATGTTGCAAGCCTTTGTAAAGCCAGACCTAGCGCTAGCACGGAAGTATCAG TTTCTCACTGGGGAATTTCTCAACTTTGTCATCAAACTAG GTTTTGGTGTTGCACAGACTAAAGCTGTAATGACTTTTGTTTCTGGCATTCCCATGGGACCTCCGCGGCTTCCACTTGTTGATGCCTCTGAGGAGTTCATCGTCAAGGCCAAAGCCAAGCTGGATAGCATTGTGTGGCCTGATGGCGACTGA
- the NPL gene encoding N-acetylneuraminate lyase isoform X2 — protein sequence MTPGKKLEGLVAATVTPMTPDGQINLSVIHQYVDYLVSEQNVKNVFVNGTTGEGLSLSTQERKQLAEEWVCQGKDKLDHVIIHVGALSLTESQELARHAAAIGASGIAVIAPFFFKPTNKDELIAFLQKVASEAPAVPFYYYHIPPLTGLKIRVEELLDGIKEWIPTFQGVKFSDTDLLDLAQCINKNEREQFAFLYGVDEYLQLFGTKNQSNVASLCKARPSASTEVSVSHWGISQLCHQTRFWCCTD from the exons ATGACACCCGGAAAGAAGTTAGAGGGTCTTGTAGCTGCTACAGTCACTCCCATGACTCCTGATGG ACAAATTAACCTTTCAGTGATTCATCAATATGTGGACTATCTGGTAAGCGAGCAGAACGTGAAGAATGTGTTTG TGAATGGCACAACAGGAGAAGGACTGTCCCTTAGCACCCAGGAGAGGAAGCAGTTGGCAGAAGAATGGGTGTGCCAAGGAAAAGACAA ATTGGATCATGTGATCATTCATGTGGGAGCACTGAGTCTGACAGAGTCCCAAGAGCTG GCAAGACATGCAGCAGCCATAGGTGCTAGTGGTATTGCGGTAATAGCCCCCTTCTTCTTCAAACCCACAAACAAAG ATGAGCTGATTGCTTTCTTACAGAAGGTTGCGTCTGAAGCCCCTGCGGTTCCATTTTATTACTATCACATTCCTCCTCTGACAGGCTTGAAGA TTCGTGTTGAAGAGTTGCTGGATGGAATAAAAGAGTGGATCCCCACCTTCCAGGGTGTGAAGTTCAGCGACACGGACCTCTTGGACCTTGCACAGTGTATAAACAAGAATGAGAGAGAACAGTTTGCATTTCTTTATGGCGTAGATGAG taCTTACAACTATTTGGGACGAAAAACCAATCTAATGTTGCAAGCCTTTGTAAAGCCAGACCTAGCGCTAGCACGGAAGTATCAG TTTCTCACTGGGGAATTTCTCAACTTTGTCATCAAACTAG GTTTTGGTGTTGCACAGACTAA
- the LOC128913747 gene encoding protein SOGA3-like, whose amino-acid sequence MLCSPAVPLGYACKQRLALQEASAGKRELRRAGCRGCGRGADDEEEVAPQRSARAMPPPAARLGAFAPPRRSAGLSPGSGSSRRAGGGGRRPAGAGRGTGEAEPALPGPAILAPGSGGRGLRGLSVRAAFPGQGSQAGSPHSCAPGQPLSGTCWRWERKWNSGIRGVSEMRLRLVVPGLPWGVRAARSRFFSSSKTILSNQK is encoded by the exons ATGCTCTGCAGCCCCGCCGTCCCGCTTGGCTACG CTTGCAAACAGCGACTGGCACTCCAAGAAGCCTCGGCGGGTAAGCGCGAGCTGCGGCGCGCGGGTTGCCGGGGCTGCGGACGCGGAGCGGATGATGAAGAGGAGGTGGCTCCGCAGCGGAGCGCCCGGGCGatgccgccccccgccgcccggctcGGCGCCTTTGCCCCTCCCCGCCGTTCCGCTGGGCTCAGCCCGGGCAGCGGCTcctcccgccgggccgggggcggaggcaggcggccggcgggggcgggcagggggaccGGGGAAGCGGAGCCGGCGCTGCCCGGGCCGGCCATCCTTGCCCCGGGCTCGGGCGGCCGCGGCCTGCGGGGGCTCTCCGTGAGAGCGGCCTTCCCGGGGCAGGGCTCTCAGGCCGGATCTCCGCACAGCTGCGCTCCCGGCCAGCCTTTATCAGGTACGtgctggaggtgggagaggaagtGGAATTCGGGAATTCGGGGTGTCTCTGAAATGCGACTGCGCCTGGTGGTCCCGGGCCTgccctggggggtgcgggctgcAAGAAGCCgcttcttcagcagcagcaagacaATTCTCTCTAACCAAAAATAA